A window of Chloroflexota bacterium genomic DNA:
GGCTTTGGCGATGAGCTTTCCCTCCTGGTTGGTCACCGTCATCTCGGCGATGCTCACCCTGCGGCCGCTTCTTACCACCCGCCCCTCGGCGATTAGCTCATCGCCTGCCTTGGCCGGGGCGATGAAATGGATGTTGAACTGTGAGGCCACGTTGGGGCGTCGCACTGAGTTCACCGCGTAGCCGAAAGCCTGGTCCGCCACCGCCATGGTGATGCCGCCGAAAGTAAGTCCGTTAAAGTTCTGATGTTCGGGAAGCACTTTGAGCATCACTTTGGAATATC
This region includes:
- a CDS encoding PaaI family thioesterase, which encodes MPEQDNTIPDNVEELMSAARNEPIAAFLNMQLLELQPGYSKVMLKVLPEHQNFNGLTFGGITMAVADQAFGYAVNSVRRPNVASQFNIHFIAPAKAGDELIAEGRVVRSGRRVSIAEMTVTNQEGKLIAKATGTTIPISQ